One region of Tachysurus fulvidraco isolate hzauxx_2018 chromosome 9, HZAU_PFXX_2.0, whole genome shotgun sequence genomic DNA includes:
- the mmab gene encoding corrinoid adenosyltransferase isoform X1: MASLSRSAHRHCVLFITCIKSQHIVCGNLRSFGTKSERDQAIPKIYTKTGDKGFSSTFTGERRPKEDSIFEALGTTDELSSAIGLAREFCLEKGHNFTHQLDKIQCVLQDVGSNMATPRSSARESHIKKTLFSSEPVAELESWIDSYTEQLPPLTNFILPVSFLLSQYSGGKSSAALHVARAVCRRAERCVAPIVRSDEADPEVGKYLNRLSDYLFTLARYTAMKEGNTERIYRRPE; this comes from the exons ATGGCGTCTTTGAGTCGATCTGCACATCGTCACTGTGTGCTGtttataacgtgtataaagtcaCAGCACATTGTGTGTGGAAACCTCAGAAG CTTTGGCACAAAGTCGGAGCGAGATCAGGCGATTCCCAAGATTTACACCAAAACAGGAGACAAAG GATTTTCCAGCACTTTCACTGGAGAGAGGCGACCGAAAGAGGATAGTATTTTTGAAGCTTTGGGTACGACAGATGAGCTCTCATCTGCCATCGG GCTGGCTAGAGAGTTCTGCCTCGAGAAAggacacaacttcacccatcagCTAGacaag ATCCAGTGTGTGCTGCAGGACGTGGGCTCCAACATGGCCACTCCTCGCTCGTCAGCACGAGAGAGCcacataa AGAAAACACTGTTCAGCAGTGAGCCTGTAGCAGAGCTGGAAAGTTGGATTGATTCCTACACAGAACAGCTTCCTCCTCTCACAAACTTCATCCTGCCTGTAAGCTTCCTTCTctcacagtat TCTGGGGGGAAAAGCAGCGCCGCCCTGCATGTGGCCAGAGCTGTGTGTCGCCGGGCCGAGCGCTG cGTTGCTCCTATAGTGCGTTCAGACGAGGCCGATCCTGAAGTAGGCAAATATCTCAACAG GTTGAGTGATTACCTCTTCACACTGGCCAGATACACAGCCATGAAAGAAGGAAACACAGAGAGGATCTACAGGAGACCTGAATGA
- the mmab gene encoding corrinoid adenosyltransferase isoform X2 gives MASLSRSAHRHCVLFITCIKSQHIVCGNLRSFGTKSERDQAIPKIYTKTGDKGFSSTFTGERRPKEDSIFEALGTTDELSSAIGLAREFCLEKGHNFTHQLDKIQCVLQDVGSNMATPRSSARESHIKKTLFSSEPVAELESWIDSYTEQLPPLTNFILPSGGKSSAALHVARAVCRRAERCVAPIVRSDEADPEVGKYLNRLSDYLFTLARYTAMKEGNTERIYRRPE, from the exons ATGGCGTCTTTGAGTCGATCTGCACATCGTCACTGTGTGCTGtttataacgtgtataaagtcaCAGCACATTGTGTGTGGAAACCTCAGAAG CTTTGGCACAAAGTCGGAGCGAGATCAGGCGATTCCCAAGATTTACACCAAAACAGGAGACAAAG GATTTTCCAGCACTTTCACTGGAGAGAGGCGACCGAAAGAGGATAGTATTTTTGAAGCTTTGGGTACGACAGATGAGCTCTCATCTGCCATCGG GCTGGCTAGAGAGTTCTGCCTCGAGAAAggacacaacttcacccatcagCTAGacaag ATCCAGTGTGTGCTGCAGGACGTGGGCTCCAACATGGCCACTCCTCGCTCGTCAGCACGAGAGAGCcacataa AGAAAACACTGTTCAGCAGTGAGCCTGTAGCAGAGCTGGAAAGTTGGATTGATTCCTACACAGAACAGCTTCCTCCTCTCACAAACTTCATCCTGCCT TCTGGGGGGAAAAGCAGCGCCGCCCTGCATGTGGCCAGAGCTGTGTGTCGCCGGGCCGAGCGCTG cGTTGCTCCTATAGTGCGTTCAGACGAGGCCGATCCTGAAGTAGGCAAATATCTCAACAG GTTGAGTGATTACCTCTTCACACTGGCCAGATACACAGCCATGAAAGAAGGAAACACAGAGAGGATCTACAGGAGACCTGAATGA
- the LOC113647471 gene encoding BOLA class I histocompatibility antigen, alpha chain BL3-7-like, producing MSLCSTVMKTLIFFTFSLHLSSAVTHSMQYFITAVTPGTNFPEFTIVGLVNGGQFVYYDSNIMKMIPKTEWIDVMGEDYWNREAQKQQQSQETFKADVSTVMQRFNQTTGVHTVQVIYGCELDDDGTVRGYRQDGYDGEDFISFDLKTLTWTAAKPQAVITKNKWDNDSGYNVARKNYLENECIEWLKQYMSYGRETLERKVPPTVSLFQKHSPSPEVVCHATGFFPKAVMISWRKDGEDMHEDVDLRETSPNQDGSFQKRSILKVPAEELQKHKYSCVIQHSSLEKELVLNVSERQILKGGGSMVIIIGVVVALIVLVAVVAGIMVWKKKNSGFKRAPASEESSSTNS from the exons ATGTCGCTCTGCAGCACAGTGATGAAGACTCTGATCTTCttcacattttctcttcatctttcaTCAGCAG tCACACATTCCATGCAGTATTTCATCACTGCAGTTACACCTGGAACAAATTTCCCAGAATTCACCATTGTTGGTCTGGTGAATGGAGGACAGTTTGTGTATTATGACAGTAACATCATGAAAATGATCCCAAAGACAGAGTGGATAGATGTAATGGGAGAAGATTACTGGAACAGAGAGgcacagaaacagcagcagTCTCAGGAGACCTTCAAAGCCGATGTGTCTACTGTAATGCAGCGCTTTAATCAGactacag gagttcACACAGTGCAAGTGATATACGGCTGTGAGCTTGATGATGATGGGACTGTTAGAGGATACAGACAGGATGGTTATGATGGAGAAGATTTCATCAGTTTTGATCTGAAAACTCTCACATGGACTGCAGCTAAACCACAAGCTGTGATCACCAAGAACAAGTGGGATAATGATTCTGGTTATAATGTGGCCCGGAAGAACTACCTGGAGAATGAGTGTATCGAGTGGTTAAAGCAGTACATGTCTTATGGCAGAGAGACTCTGGAGAGGAAAG TTCCTCCTACAGTGTCACTGTTCCAGAAACACTCTCCTTCTCCAGAGGTGGTGTGTCATGCTACAGGTTTCTTCCCCAAAGCAGTGATGATCTCCTGGAGGAAGGACGGAGAGGACATGCATGAGGACGTAGATCTCAGAGAGACTTCACCCAACCAGGATggaagcttccagaagagaagcATTCTGAAAGTCCCAGCTGAGGAGCTGCAGAAACACAAATACTCCTGTGTGATTCAGCACAGCAGCTTGGAGAAGGAGTTAGTGCTGAATGTGAGCGAGCGACAGATCCTGAAAG GTGGAGGATCAATGGTTATCATCATTGGTGTAGTCGTGGCTCTCATTGTTCTTGTTGCCGTTGTTGCTGGAATTATggtctggaagaagaagaactctg GCTTCAAACGTGCTCCAGCCTCTGAAGAGTCTTCCTCCACCAACTCTTAA